The following proteins are encoded in a genomic region of Necator americanus strain Aroian chromosome II, whole genome shotgun sequence:
- a CDS encoding hypothetical protein (NECATOR_CHRII.G8614.T2) encodes MRKILVLLVAVIFSEVFGQEECRDLDFNCRDWVASSSKSCDSTDYIMKSCKKSCGYCGPPEKKYDLRRLAPQLQPLAFLVGKWRSEHGGKAIFPTIPKFTYGEEVDISIPDDALQAQRALNYTAFAWSINEKDELHSESGYIAVKPSTREAALTTVMNNEFKNELNNEVNLICNSGRRSDQSRDLPVHDMVREWTLLDKNTLQARLNMETLTHGMQEHTFIRYHKIAP; translated from the exons ATGCGGAAGATTTTAGTGTTGTTAGTAGCTGTTATATTCTCTGAAGTTTTCGGACAAG AGGAATGTCGTGACTTAGATTTCAATTGCCGCGATTGGGTGGCATCATCGTCAAAAAGTTGCGATTCTACGGATTATATTATGAAGAGTTGCAAGAAATCATGTGGATATTGTGGTCCACCAGAGAAAA AATACGATCTACGTCGACTAGCGCCGCAACTACAACCGTTAGCTTTCCTTGTAGGAAAATGGCGATCCGAACATGGTGGAAAAGCGATTTTCCCCACTATTCCAAAGTTCACATACGGTGAAGAAGTCGATATCAGCATTCCAGATGATGCTCTACAAGCGCAACGAGCACTTAACTACAC agcTTTTGCCTGGTCAATCAATGAGAAGGATGAGCTTCACAGTGAATCTGGATACATCGCCGTTAAACCAAGCACGAGGGAAGCAGCACTGACTACCGTCATGAACAATG AATTCAAGAATGAACTGAACAATGAAGTTAATCT GATTTGTAACAGTGGAAGAAGGTCCGATCAAAG CCGTGATTTGCCTGTTCATGAC ATGGTCCGAGAATGGACGTTATTGGACAAAAACACCCTTCAAGCTCGGCTGAATATGGAAACGTTGACGCATGGAATGCAAGAGCACACGTTTATTCGATACCATAAGATTGCACCATAG
- a CDS encoding hypothetical protein (NECATOR_CHRII.G8614.T1), with protein sequence MRKILVLLVAVIFSEVFGQEECRDLDFNCRDWVASSSKSCDSTDYIMKSCKKSCGYCGPPEKKYDLRRLAPQLQPLAFLVGKWRSEHGGKAIFPTIPKFTYGEEVDISIPDDALQAQRALNYTAFAWSINEKDELHSESGYIAVKPSTREAALTTVMNNGFVTVEEGPIKGNSIKFRLRDVGRISFSRDLPVHDMVREWTLLDKNTLQARLNMETLTHGMQEHTFIRYHKIAP encoded by the exons ATGCGGAAGATTTTAGTGTTGTTAGTAGCTGTTATATTCTCTGAAGTTTTCGGACAAG AGGAATGTCGTGACTTAGATTTCAATTGCCGCGATTGGGTGGCATCATCGTCAAAAAGTTGCGATTCTACGGATTATATTATGAAGAGTTGCAAGAAATCATGTGGATATTGTGGTCCACCAGAGAAAA AATACGATCTACGTCGACTAGCGCCGCAACTACAACCGTTAGCTTTCCTTGTAGGAAAATGGCGATCCGAACATGGTGGAAAAGCGATTTTCCCCACTATTCCAAAGTTCACATACGGTGAAGAAGTCGATATCAGCATTCCAGATGATGCTCTACAAGCGCAACGAGCACTTAACTACAC agcTTTTGCCTGGTCAATCAATGAGAAGGATGAGCTTCACAGTGAATCTGGATACATCGCCGTTAAACCAAGCACGAGGGAAGCAGCACTGACTACCGTCATGAACAATG GATTTGTAACAGTGGAAGAAGGTCCGATCAAAGGTAACTCGATCAAATTCCGATTAAGAGATGTTGGACGAATCAGTTTCAGCCGTGATTTGCCTGTTCATGAC ATGGTCCGAGAATGGACGTTATTGGACAAAAACACCCTTCAAGCTCGGCTGAATATGGAAACGTTGACGCATGGAATGCAAGAGCACACGTTTATTCGATACCATAAGATTGCACCATAG